GAGTTGGGAGAGAAGTAATTTTGACGAGGTCAATATGAATGCGACTGGTGTCGGTACTGTCTAGGGTATACCGCCGAGAAGCGGTAATGACCTCAGCCGCATACTGATACCAGCTTGCTTCGCCGCTATTTGTTCGGTGGTACATAC
This sequence is a window from Patescibacteria group bacterium. Protein-coding genes within it:
- a CDS encoding sugar nucleotide-binding protein encodes the protein MYHRTNSGEASWYQYAAEVITASRRYTLDSTDTSRIHIDLVKITSLPTRPAPRPKYSVLGTTKVAALRPWRDAVREYMSNRERAII